The Acinetobacter lwoffii genomic sequence TTAATCCCCATTCATCATTGAGCCCTACCAAAATTTCTACTTTAGAGGAATCAGCTGTAGTAATTTTTCCAGTACGACCGTGCGCATCAAGCTGACCTGAAATATACGAATTAGTATCAGGAATAAAAGCTTTATAATTTATTGAACTGAAATCGGACTGCCAAAATAGATCATATATATCCAGCCTATTGCTATATAAAGCATTATTCGGAAGCTGAGGTATTTCATAAGAGACTTTAGCCCCTCCCATAAAATTATGTTGCCCCGCCTTACACTCAAATTTTCCGCCAGTCGTGAAAAATACCCCGCCACTATTTACCTTAATTTGAGACCCTCCAGCGGTCAGTACAATCTCCTTCGGACTAGTGATTTCGATTTTGTCTTCAGTCGAAATGAGCTTGATTACCTTACGAGCGATCGCTTCAATTGCATCATCTTGGGCTTGTAGTTCAATTTTTCCTTGAGCAGCATAGAGACTCGCACCCTCTTGAGCAGCAAATAAACTGATCTTGTCCTGTGCATGAGCAACTAAAGATTTCTGTGTGGATAAATGAATATTATTCCCGGCACTCTGATTGATTTGCTGATCAGCGGATAAATGAATATTTTCATTTGTGCTCAGTGCAATCGTTTGGGGGGGCAGTTAATAACATCACGGCCTGTTTAAATGCGGCAGCCTTGGCTTGATCTTCAGCTTCAATCTGATTCAAAAACTGTTTTAAACTATCAAAAAATTCCAATGGATCAGCCTGCTGTTTTTCTGCAATATCACTCAAGGCTTTACTATGATTGAGATTCGATTCAAGCTGTTCTTTGGCTGAGTCAGCATCCAGGTGATTGCCTGCGGCTGACTCTTGCCCATAAGTGGAAATCAGCAAGCCTTTCCCTGCACGTATGGCACCCCACTGGTCTGTCCTTAGTTCAAAACCTTCTCCTCGACCTTCGCTGCTTTCACTTTCTTTAGGATGGCTTAGATTTCCCAGATTGAGCTGACTGGCTGCATGACTACTTTGCAGCTGCGCACTAATCTGTTCAGGGGTATCATCGAAACGCAACTGGTTAAAGCCATCCCCATCGACCTCCTGAGAACGGATGCCACTGAGTTTTTTGGTCGCAGGAAGTTCTCCTTTTGCATCAAACATGGTCGGATGCCGTTCTGCTTCATGAATCCGTCCCACCACAAAGGGCCGGTCGATATCACCTTCAAAGAAGTCAATCACTACAATTTCGCCAATTCGCGGATGCAACCTGATGCCATAACCCTCACCCGCCCAAGGGGTCAAAACATCCACCCAAGCAGAATCGCTATCATTGTCATTGCTACCTGCGCCGCCATCATGCTGATGATCCTCACTCCGGGTAAACAGAAAACGAACTTTCACCCGCCCCCATGCATCGACATGAATCGTTTCACCTTCAGGTCCGACCACTCGAGCCCGTTGCGGATATGCAGCAGGCCGATGAATGAAGGGGTGGTACTCAGGAACAACCTGGATTTCACGGCGCACCATCTGTAGTTCATTGGCCTGTCGTTCCTCCTGTGTCATCTGCCAGCCGCTCTTCTCAAGCAAACTGTCCAGCTGAGATAAGATATCTTTGGGTAAATTGTTCTGGTTATAAAACCGCTTAGCTAAAATCAGAAATTCACGTTGATGGGCAGGATGCTGATCAATTTCAGGATGCTGTTGCAGTTCAAACCAGTATCCAACCTGAGCATCTCGTACGCTGCTACTGGCTTTAAAATATTTAGACTGCAAAGCATGATAGTCACTGAGCTGCTGATTGAGTCGATCCAGTTGGGCTATACCAGATGCTGTCACCTGATCCTCATGATTTAAGTCGCCGGTCCAAGCCGGACTGATGTTCCACGCATCTTCAAGCTGAAGAGTGGCATTTGCATGGATATCACTTTGCTGATGATTACTGAATAAAGGCTGGCTTTGATCCTGGGCAAGTTGCTGGGCATGCCAACGCTGGGACTGGGTACTATTCGGATTGAGCTGACGTACCGCAATCAGACTGTTCAGCGTGTCGAGCTGTTCGGTGGCATGACTGCGATGAAACCGGATGGAGCGGCGTTTTAAAGCTGAAAAATATTGGGAATGATCTACCAGTTTTAAAAGCTGATCTTGAATCTCGCTGGCTGATACAGGCACAGTTAATTGCCTTTCATCAATCAGCCAGTTAATTCCTTCGCTACGCCATAAACGGGTCAGAAAATCATAATCCGATTCATTCGACTGCATTACAAAAGGTCGGACATCATAGTCCCGGCTGAGTCCTGTCAAATCCAGGCTGAGACTGGCCGCGAATAATACACTTCTGTTTTGCCATTCACTGAACAGGATTTCACTGATCTCGCGCACCGTCTTGTTCATAAAAACCCGACTGTTACGGCGCTTCTGCCAGAGTGCAGTCGGATCATTTAGCGTCAATTTATACAGGGTCAAAGCTCCATCATTCTGCCCTTGACTGGCTGCAGTAATAATGCCCGTAGTCCGGAAAAGTTCACCCCGGTCTGTGACCTGATCAATGGCCACCCGACAGCCGATAAACTGTTTCAAGGCAATATGAGCATGAGTGGAAAGACAGATCAGTTCAGCCTGCAGGCCTTGATTGATCTGATGCTGACCCTCAATACGCTGAATCAAAACCTGATGATTTAAAGGAGGATGTGAAAACTGTAAATGTAGCGCACGATGCTGTCGCTTAAGCCCGAGCTGCTCCACCAGCATATGGATAGGTTTTGGCATTTTATAGTTATAATTTTAAGCTTTATTATTGTGCGGCAGATTTTAGGAAAAGTTATCCATTTCGTCCAGTTCACGATGCATTTCACATAATTAGGCCTTTAATTTATGGCCCTTCAATTAAAAATCTTAAATTGCATGTGGTACATCTTAATTAAAAATATTGCTCAATATTCCCTATTTTTCCGATTATCCTATACGGAACTTGCTGCTACACTCATTCAGCTCTCATTCTTCAAGGCCAAGGACATGGTGGAACTCCCTTCTAAATTACCAGATTTGGGCGTGACCATTTTTAGTACCATGTCGGCCTTGGCACAAAAACTCGGAGCCTTGAATCTTTCTCAAGGATTTCCAGACTTTGCAGCGCCTCCTGCCTTGATTGAAGCTTTAAACCGGGCCAGCCAGAATGGATTTAACCAGTACGCTCCGGGAGATGGTCTGCCAGTCTTGCGAGGTCTAGTGGCAGATCTCTATCAGCAGCGTGATCAACTGATTATTGATCCTTTCGAGGAAATCACGATTACGCCTGGGGCCACGATTGCGATTTTTTGTGCCATTCAAGCCACGGTGCGCGCCGGGGAAGAAGTCATTATTTTCGATCCCAGCTACGACAGTTATGGACCTGCGGTACAACTGGTCGGGGCAAAGCCAGTGCATATTGCTTTGCAGCATCCTGATTTTTCTGTAGACTGGAATCAGGTCAAAGATGCCATTAATGACCGTACCCGCATGATTGTGGTGAATACGCCGCATAATCCGAGTGGGAGTGTCTGGTCCAAGGCAGACTGGCAGCAACTGATCGAACTGATTCGCGAGCGCAATATTGTGGTGCTGTCCGATGAAGTCTATGAACATCTGGTTTTTGACGGCGTTCAGCACTATTCGGCCTGGTCATTTCCAAAACTTCGCGAGCGTAGCTTCGTGATTGGTTCTTTTGGTAAAACCTTCCATGTCACGGGCTGGAAAACCGGATATTGTATTGCTGCCCCGGCACTGATGAAAATGTTCAGACAGATTTATCAGTTTGCCAGTTTCTGCGGTGTGACACCCGTTCAGGTCGCCTTGGCGGAATATATGCAACTGCATCCTGAGCATATACGCGAACTGTCCTCTTTCTACCAAAACAAACGGGATTTATTTAACTCCTCCATTGAAATGTCACGCTTTAAGTGGACACCTTCTCAAGGAACTTATTTTCAGAACTTAGATTATTCAGAGATTCGGCCTGAGCTCGATGATCTGTCCATGTGTCATTTTCTGGCAGAACAACATGGGATTGTGGCGATTCCAGTCTCCGCGTTCTACCAACACCCCCCTGCAGATTTACGTCTGCTCAGGTTCTGCTTTGCAAAAAAAGAACAAACCTTGATCCAGGCAGGTCAAATTCTTTCAAAGATTTAACCCATTTTTTAACTAAAAATCTCATAAAATAAATGCCTTAGTTACTTAAAAGCTAAGGCTTTTTTTTATATTCTGCCGAATAATAGCTGCATCAATAAATAGATGATAATTCAATCACAGGATGTCGCATGGCACAGCACTCACTGATTCATCAACAGAATTTATGGAAAGCCTTTCTGGTATTTCTGTTGCCATTAATTGCGACCAATATCCTGCAAAGTCTCTCCGGCACGATCAATACGGTTTTTGTGGGACAAATGCTCGGAGTGAATGCGATTGCTGCTGTTGCCGTTTTTTTCCCGATCCTGTTTTGTCTGATGGCCTTTGTGATTGGTTTATCGGCCGGCTCTACCGTATTGATTGGCCAGGCTTGGGGCGGGAAAAATATAGAAAAAGTGCGCTGTGTGGTCGGTTCAACTTTATTTATGACCTTGATTGGCGGCAGCTTGATTGCACTTTTTGGGGTAATTTTTGCTGAGAATATTCTCTTGGCGCTTGGCACAGATCCGGATGTGATGCATTTATCCTTGCCCTATGTGCAATGGATGCTGGCGGGTAGCCCCTTAATCTTTATCTATATTATTTATACTTCCATCTTGCGCGGTGTTGGGGATAGTACCACCCCCCTGTTTGCTTCCGCACTTACCATTGGGGTCGGTTTGGTGGTGACACCGGTCCTGATTGCCGGTTATTTTGGCTTTCCTAAAATGGGCATTATCTCACCGGCGATTGCCACCATTCTGGGAAATCTGGCGGTTCTGTTGTTTTTAATCCTGTATTTGAACTATAGGCAACATCCGCTCAAGCTGGACTGGGCCTTATTAAAAAATATTCGTCATCAACCACAGTTGAGCAGAATGATCTTGAAACTGGGGGTTCCTACTGGTGTGCAAATGGTCACGACTTCAGTTGCCGGACTGGTAATTGTCGGATTGGTCAACCGCTATGGCGCAGAAGCAACAGCGGCCTATGGTGCAGTCAATCAGGTCTTAAATTATATTCAATTTCCGGCTTTGTCGATTGCAATTGCCGCATCTGTATTTGGTGCGCAAGCGATTGGCGCAGGTAAATCGGATCTGCTCAATAAAGTGACCCGGACTGCGCTGAGTATGAATATCCTGTTTACCGGCGGTCTGGTGATTCTGGCCTACCTGTTCTCCAAATATCTGATGGCGCTGTTTATTACCGATCCTAAGGTTGTAGTACTGGGACAACAACTGCTGTTTATTGTGCTGTGGTCGATTCTGTTCTTTGGTGCCAGTGCCATTTTTGCTTCGATCATGCGTTCAAGTGGAACGGTGACCATGCCAATGCTGATTAATATTTTTGCCATTCTCTGTATTGAAGTTCCCGCCGCTTATCTGTTTAGCCGGTGGTGGGGTCTGGAAGGTATCTGGTATGCCTACGCGTTGGCCTTTGTCAGCCTGTGTATTTTGCAGGGACTGTATTACCAGTTGGTCTGGAAGAAAAAAACGGTTGAAGCGTTGATTTAGATGCAGGTTTTTTTACGTGCCTAAAGCATTACAGAAGTTAATACTCTCATTTGCAAAAAATTAGCCCCTATCACAGCGATAAAAAAACCCGCTTTCGCGGGTCTGTTTTACAATTTCTTAAGCAGACTTTTTCTTTCTTTTACCAAATTGGGTCGCCAGTGCAGTGACATGCTGATAACCGGTCGGCAAGATTCGCTGAATCAGGTCTATCGCTTTGGCATCATTGCCGATGAGCAGACGGCGCTTGTCTTTTTGTACCGCCTCCAGAATTTGACGGGCAGCTTCTGCAGGTGGACAACGCAATAATTTATTAAAATTACGGGCCGATTTTTCCGGATTCATACCTAAAGTCAGCAGGCTGTTATTCATTTTTGCTGCATTGGCAATGTTGGTACGGATCCCGCCCGGATGCACACAGAGCGCACTGACTCCGCAATTTTCCATGTCCAGTTCCTGACGCAGGGATTCAGTAAAACCACGTACTGCAAACTTGGTCGCATTATAAGCAGACTGGGTCGGCTGAGCTGTTAAACCAAACAGGCTGGAAATATTGATGACATGACCATCGCCAGTTTTCTTGATCAATGGCAGGAATTCTTTGGTACCGTAAACCACGCCCCAGAAATTGATTCCGACGATCCATTCCAGCTCTTCATAAGATGCCCCTTCAACGGTTGAACCCAGTGCAACGCCGGCATTGTTAAAGATCATATTGATACTGCCATGATCCTGTTCGACCTGTGCCGCCCAGTTACGCACCTGTTCCAGTTCAGCCACATTTACTTTCTGAATGGTGACACGGACATCACTCTCTTTAAGCAATTCGAGCGTTTGTGCCAAACTCTGTTCATTGATATCACTGAGGGCCAAATGACAACCCTGCTGAGCCAGTAATACTGCCAGTTGCTGGCCAATACCTGAACCGGCACCGGTAATCGCAGCGACTTTATTGTTAAAATTTTTCATTCAATTTCCTTATGTAAAGAACTGCCATTCCATGACAGCAGGATCTTGTTCTGTTGTTTCAGGAGTTAGCACAGATCCTCAATATAGTTTTGACAATATGGATTGTCAATAATTATCCCCTATCTTTAAAGGCCAAATTTCAGGGCAGCATTTCCATATAGGTCTAAGCGTGATTTATTGCTAAGATATTCAAAATCTTCATGCAGATGAGCACATAGGCCTTATGACTGATTCAACCGACTCAGCAGCAAAATCACGACCCTCCAAAACCAAGGAACGTCAGTTTAAAGGCCTGTCGATGGCTGAACGGCAGCAGGCACGTCGTGAGAAGCTGATCGAAGCCGGAATTGAAGCCTATGGCAGTTATGGTTTTTTTTCAGTTACCGTCAAAGATATCTGCAATGAAGCCAAACTGACTGAACGTTATTTTTATGAATCTTTCAAGAAAAGCGAGCATCTGTTTCAGACCATTTTTTTGAAACTGATTGATGAACTGCAACAGAATGTGATGCACGCCATGATGCAGGCCTCGACCGATCCGAAAAAAATGATCGAAGCCGGTCTGACTGCTCTACTCACTACCCTGCGTGACAATCCGCGCATGGCACGGATCATTTATATCGATGCCATGCTGGTACAGGAGCTGCATAATCAGGCCACTATTCATGAAACCATGTCACGTTTCGACCGCATGATTCATGCCTTTGTCATGTTGATGATGCCGCAGTTAAATCGCAGCGAGCAGGAAATTTCATTGGTGTCGACCGGTTTAAATGGCTATGTCACCCAAATTGCCATTCGTTGGGTGATGAGTGGTTTTAAGCATTCGCTTGAGGAAGTTTTATCGTCGTGCAGTGTGGTTTTTTTGGCGCTGCTCGAGTCATTTTCCGAGAAAAAATAGCTGTTAAATCCTGTGCTTAATCGGCTTTCCTGCATTTACCAGTGAGTTGAAGATTTATGCTGTACTACGGAAATGAGTAAAATTAATTTATGATTTTTTAACAAGTTTCTGCATTATATTTGTCACAAATCTTTGCGAATATCAGCAGTTTTTCCCTTTCTGCAATGATACTGTCATAATTAGTCTTTGTAATAAGCCTGTCATAAATATAAAACGGTTCACCGTTTACATGAAATAGGGTATTGCGTTGTGAAAGATGACTACATATTAATCGTCGATGACGAGCTCCCGATTCGGGAAATGATCCATACCTCTCTGGATATGGCCGGTTTTCAGTGCTTGCAGGCAGAAGATGCCAAGCAGGCGCATCAGATGATTGTGGATCAGCGTCCGGCACTGATTTTGCTGGACTGGATGATGCCGGGTGGTGTCAGCGGTGTGGACCTGTGTCGTCGTCTGAAACGTGATGAAAGCCTGTCAGAAATTCCGGTGATCATGCTCACAGCGCGTGGTGAAGAAGACCATAAGGTACAAGGTCTGGATGCCGGTGCCGATGACTACATGACCAAGCCATTCTCGACCCGGGAACTGGTCTCGCGGATTAAGGCAGTACTGCGCCGCGCCAATGCCCTGAGCGGTGAAAAAACCATTGATGCCAATGGACTGATTCTGGATCCGGTCAGCCAGCGGGTGAATTTTGGCAATAATATTCTGGAAATGGGGCCGACTGAATATCGTTTGCTGGCATTCTTTATGACCCATCCGGAACGTGCCTATACCCGTGCGCAATTGCTGGATCAGGTGTGGGGCGGTAACGTCTATATTGAAGACCGGACTATCGATGTGCATATCCGTCGCCTGCGTAAAGTGCTGGAACCTTATGGTGTAGACCGTTTTGTACAGACCGTTCGCGGAACGGGCTATCGTTTCTCGACCCGTTCAGATGTCGCTTTAGGTTAATATCTTTTAAGGTAAATCTTGTTTTATGTATGAACCCTACCCTGTCCCCGAACTGGCACGCGAACACAAAAGAATCCGTTACAGCAGTTTATGGGATTTTGCGAAGCAGGATTTACGCTTACTGGCTTTTTTCCTGATTATCGCCAGCTTTATCGGTTTTGGGATTGGGTATTTCTGGGTTTGTATCGTAATTGCTTTCGTGGCGTTCTTTGCGACCCAAATGCGTTCCTTATATCTGGTCAATGAATGGATTTCCAATCGCCCTTATGATGTTCCACCAAATATTGGCGGGATTTGGGGTGCGCTACTTTTCAATGTTTACCGCGCCCAACGTCAGGAACGGATTGTTCAGGCGGAAATGGTCGAACTGATTGATCGTGCACAGTCTTCACTGGTGGCCTTGCAAGAAGCTGTGGTACTACTTGATGAAAACCAGCAGATTGAATGGTGGAATCCGGCAGCCGAACGTCTGCTCGGAATCTCCAGTGACGACCGTCGCCGTAATATCCTGACCTTGCTACGCCAACCAAGCTTTATCGAATACTATCACCATATTGATGAATCTCCCGACGGCCTGAAAATGCGTTCTTCGCTGTTCGAAGACCATTATGTGCAGGTCAAAATGACCCGTTTTGGTGGAGAAAGCCGGGTACTGGTCGCTTATGATGTGACCAGGATGCATAATCTGGAACAGATGCGAAAGGATTTTGTCGACAATATTTCACATGAACTGCGCACTCCTTTGACCGTGCTCAGTGGCTATATTGAAACCTTTACCGATCAGGAAGATATTAATCCACGCTGGAAACGCGCTTTTGATCAGATGCAGTCGCAAACCCGACGCATGAATGCTCTGGTCAACGACCTGCTGCTGCTGTCACGTCTGGAAAATGATAAGAATATTGCCAAAAACCAGATCATTGAAATGCCGAGTCTGATGAACCAGCTATTCGATGATGCCCAGGCCTATAATATTGATTATGGTCATACCCTGAATCTGGACATTGACAGTCATTGCGATCTGATCGGTTCAGATATGGAATTGGCTAGCGCCTTTAGTAACCTGATCACCAATGCCATCAAGTACACGCCTAAAGGCGGCACCATCACCATCGGCTGGCATGATGATGGTGAATCGGCTTATTTTGTGGTGCAAGATAACGGTATCGGGATTGATCCTAAGCATCTGCCACGTCTGACCGAGCGTTTTTACCGCATCGATTCAGACCGCAGCCGCCGTACTGGCGGTACCGGTTTGGGATTGGCAATTGTCAAACATGTGCTGATGCAACATCAGGCACATCTGGAAATTGAGTCCAAGGAAAACCAAGGCTCTACCTTTAAGGTGATTTTCCCCAAAGAGCGTCTCAGCTTTCCAGAGTAAGATACCCATCAAAAAAGGTGCCATCGGTACCTTTTCTTTTAAGTACTTAAGAGCTGATCTGTTTTTCTTTGGACAGTGCACGCGCATAGGCTGCACGTTGTGAGACCCGTTTCAGATAGGCTTGAATCGCTGGATAGCTTTGACCCGTCCGGCTCTGCATCGCTTCCAAAGGAAAACTCATCTGAATATCGGCAAAACTGAAATGCCCGGCAAAATAATCATGCTCGCTCAAATAGCTTTCCAGAAACTGGATATGATCTTTTAAACGGCTCTGTACAAACTGTTTTTTCACTCCATCACAGATTTTCTTGGCCACCGGCCGAATCAGCAACGGGGTATGTTTTGGTACAGTGGTCATCACCAGTTGCATTACCAGCAGCGGCATCAACGAGCCTTCCGCATAATGCATCCAGTAACGGTACTGGGCCTTGTCGGCAATATCTTCTGGGCGAAACTGCTGCTGTTCATCATAAGTTTGCTGCAAATATTCCAGGATCGCCGCAGATTCTGCCAGTACCTGCGACTGATCGACCAGAATCGGAGCCTTACCCAACGGATGGATCTGTTTTAAGGCCGGTGGCGCAGAAAGGTTGGGTTGACGTTTATAGTATTTAACCTCGTAATCCAGTCCTAATTCTTCCATGGCCCACAGGATACGAAATGATCGTGATTGTTCGAGATGATGTAAAACACGCATATTAGACTCATGATTTTATTGTTCTTACTTTTCGAGCATAGCAAAAAGCAGCAGACTCTAGCTCATTTTTTGATGACTGTAATGATATGTATCCTATGTTGTAGATTCACTATTTGAGTTCAACTCAGACAGCGCTCCATATTCCCATCATTTTTAGCATTTATCGGGAAGCACGCATCTGGTCTGGAAATGCAGGCGCTTCTAAACGTGGCCCATCATAGGCAGGAATGGAACCAAAACGTTCATGACCTTCAATCCATTGTTCCCGCGCAATTTTAAGTTCCTCTGTCGTACGCCCGACCAGATTCCACCACAGTAAAATCGGGCTTTCAAATGGTTCCCCACCAATCAATAGCACCCGGCTCCCGGTATGAATTTCAGCATTGACTTGCTGCAACCCCGGCTCCAGGATCAGCATATTATCTTCAGTCAGTTCATGCCCATTAATGCTGGCCGTCCCTTCAAGCACCATAAAGCCATATTCAAATTTCGGATTCAGCGGCAAGCGCGCACTGGTACTTTGAGCTGCATACAGGTCTACTCCGAGCAGTTCGCTATGCACTTTAACTGGTGATCTCGTTTTTAAATATTCTCCGACCAGCACGGTAAACTCAATGCCTTGCTCATTTATGACCGGCAATTCAGGATAATGTTCAAAACCCGGTGCCATATTGATCTTGTCATCCGGCAAGGCAATCCATAACTGCGCTGCATGCATATGCGTTTCACTTTCAGGAGAGACTTCGGTATGTGAAATGCCATAACCCGAGGTCATCAGATTGACCTGCTTGGGACGAATCAATTGCTGATTTCCCAGACTGTCATTGTGCATCATGCTGCCTTCGATCATCCAGGTAAAGGTCTGCAGACCAATGTGTGGATGAGGGCCGATATCCAAACCATCTCCTTGCGGGAAACTGGCCGGACCCGCATGATCCAGAAAACACCAGGCACCAATCATGCGCTTATGCCGGCTCGGCAAGGCGCGTTTAATCACGGTGCCCTGCCCGATTTCCGCGCGACGTAAAGGAAACTCCTGAATAAACTGATTCACGTACTTTTCACAATCATCGGAATTCGACAGTTCAATATCACTATTATTCGACATGGCTGAGCTTACCTCGGCATTTTCATTCTACTTTTGAGTGGCTGAGACATGCATTTGACCGATTCAAGATGCCTCTCTGTTCAGGACAATGTACAGGGTCTATGGGCAAAATCTATCCTTGGAAATATTTAGATACGTATAAAACTCCTCATTAGTTCCATCAATTTAAATCCTGAAAAGCTGATGAGATTTGTATCCAAAGCCCCAAACTTGAGTTTTAGCAAGTCAATCATGATTTAGGTACATGGCGTTATGAGTTTAAATAAACTGAAGGTCAGGAATGTCATTTATGTTTCACGTGAAACGAATCAACAACATCCAAAGCCCCCATGAATAAGATGATTATTCATGTATTTCAATCACTTTCCATTTAACAAAACACAAATTTTGTTACG encodes the following:
- a CDS encoding methionine aminotransferase translates to MVELPSKLPDLGVTIFSTMSALAQKLGALNLSQGFPDFAAPPALIEALNRASQNGFNQYAPGDGLPVLRGLVADLYQQRDQLIIDPFEEITITPGATIAIFCAIQATVRAGEEVIIFDPSYDSYGPAVQLVGAKPVHIALQHPDFSVDWNQVKDAINDRTRMIVVNTPHNPSGSVWSKADWQQLIELIRERNIVVLSDEVYEHLVFDGVQHYSAWSFPKLRERSFVIGSFGKTFHVTGWKTGYCIAAPALMKMFRQIYQFASFCGVTPVQVALAEYMQLHPEHIRELSSFYQNKRDLFNSSIEMSRFKWTPSQGTYFQNLDYSEIRPELDDLSMCHFLAEQHGIVAIPVSAFYQHPPADLRLLRFCFAKKEQTLIQAGQILSKI
- a CDS encoding MATE family efflux transporter; its protein translation is MAQHSLIHQQNLWKAFLVFLLPLIATNILQSLSGTINTVFVGQMLGVNAIAAVAVFFPILFCLMAFVIGLSAGSTVLIGQAWGGKNIEKVRCVVGSTLFMTLIGGSLIALFGVIFAENILLALGTDPDVMHLSLPYVQWMLAGSPLIFIYIIYTSILRGVGDSTTPLFASALTIGVGLVVTPVLIAGYFGFPKMGIISPAIATILGNLAVLLFLILYLNYRQHPLKLDWALLKNIRHQPQLSRMILKLGVPTGVQMVTTSVAGLVIVGLVNRYGAEATAAYGAVNQVLNYIQFPALSIAIAASVFGAQAIGAGKSDLLNKVTRTALSMNILFTGGLVILAYLFSKYLMALFITDPKVVVLGQQLLFIVLWSILFFGASAIFASIMRSSGTVTMPMLINIFAILCIEVPAAYLFSRWWGLEGIWYAYALAFVSLCILQGLYYQLVWKKKTVEALI
- a CDS encoding SDR family NAD(P)-dependent oxidoreductase; protein product: MKNFNNKVAAITGAGSGIGQQLAVLLAQQGCHLALSDINEQSLAQTLELLKESDVRVTIQKVNVAELEQVRNWAAQVEQDHGSINMIFNNAGVALGSTVEGASYEELEWIVGINFWGVVYGTKEFLPLIKKTGDGHVINISSLFGLTAQPTQSAYNATKFAVRGFTESLRQELDMENCGVSALCVHPGGIRTNIANAAKMNNSLLTLGMNPEKSARNFNKLLRCPPAEAARQILEAVQKDKRRLLIGNDAKAIDLIQRILPTGYQHVTALATQFGKRKKKSA
- a CDS encoding TetR/AcrR family transcriptional regulator, with product MTDSTDSAAKSRPSKTKERQFKGLSMAERQQARREKLIEAGIEAYGSYGFFSVTVKDICNEAKLTERYFYESFKKSEHLFQTIFLKLIDELQQNVMHAMMQASTDPKKMIEAGLTALLTTLRDNPRMARIIYIDAMLVQELHNQATIHETMSRFDRMIHAFVMLMMPQLNRSEQEISLVSTGLNGYVTQIAIRWVMSGFKHSLEEVLSSCSVVFLALLESFSEKK
- the phoB gene encoding phosphate regulon transcriptional regulator PhoB; translated protein: MKDDYILIVDDELPIREMIHTSLDMAGFQCLQAEDAKQAHQMIVDQRPALILLDWMMPGGVSGVDLCRRLKRDESLSEIPVIMLTARGEEDHKVQGLDAGADDYMTKPFSTRELVSRIKAVLRRANALSGEKTIDANGLILDPVSQRVNFGNNILEMGPTEYRLLAFFMTHPERAYTRAQLLDQVWGGNVYIEDRTIDVHIRRLRKVLEPYGVDRFVQTVRGTGYRFSTRSDVALG
- the phoR gene encoding phosphate regulon sensor histidine kinase PhoR, which translates into the protein MYEPYPVPELAREHKRIRYSSLWDFAKQDLRLLAFFLIIASFIGFGIGYFWVCIVIAFVAFFATQMRSLYLVNEWISNRPYDVPPNIGGIWGALLFNVYRAQRQERIVQAEMVELIDRAQSSLVALQEAVVLLDENQQIEWWNPAAERLLGISSDDRRRNILTLLRQPSFIEYYHHIDESPDGLKMRSSLFEDHYVQVKMTRFGGESRVLVAYDVTRMHNLEQMRKDFVDNISHELRTPLTVLSGYIETFTDQEDINPRWKRAFDQMQSQTRRMNALVNDLLLLSRLENDKNIAKNQIIEMPSLMNQLFDDAQAYNIDYGHTLNLDIDSHCDLIGSDMELASAFSNLITNAIKYTPKGGTITIGWHDDGESAYFVVQDNGIGIDPKHLPRLTERFYRIDSDRSRRTGGTGLGLAIVKHVLMQHQAHLEIESKENQGSTFKVIFPKERLSFPE
- a CDS encoding glutathione S-transferase family protein is translated as MRVLHHLEQSRSFRILWAMEELGLDYEVKYYKRQPNLSAPPALKQIHPLGKAPILVDQSQVLAESAAILEYLQQTYDEQQQFRPEDIADKAQYRYWMHYAEGSLMPLLVMQLVMTTVPKHTPLLIRPVAKKICDGVKKQFVQSRLKDHIQFLESYLSEHDYFAGHFSFADIQMSFPLEAMQSRTGQSYPAIQAYLKRVSQRAAYARALSKEKQISS
- a CDS encoding pirin family protein, with the protein product MSNNSDIELSNSDDCEKYVNQFIQEFPLRRAEIGQGTVIKRALPSRHKRMIGAWCFLDHAGPASFPQGDGLDIGPHPHIGLQTFTWMIEGSMMHNDSLGNQQLIRPKQVNLMTSGYGISHTEVSPESETHMHAAQLWIALPDDKINMAPGFEHYPELPVINEQGIEFTVLVGEYLKTRSPVKVHSELLGVDLYAAQSTSARLPLNPKFEYGFMVLEGTASINGHELTEDNMLILEPGLQQVNAEIHTGSRVLLIGGEPFESPILLWWNLVGRTTEELKIAREQWIEGHERFGSIPAYDGPRLEAPAFPDQMRASR